Proteins co-encoded in one Anguilla anguilla isolate fAngAng1 chromosome 16, fAngAng1.pri, whole genome shotgun sequence genomic window:
- the gse1 gene encoding genetic suppressor element 1 isoform X2, whose translation MEDHRRLSGWRNQRHFGMSHEAKSPSLGMISTASRTTATVSPLTPSPLNGSIVPNGSPAANSSLPVQSAHSGFAAALRKLAKQAEEPRGSSISSESSPVSSPATNHSSPVSTPKRGPMGPIIVPPGGHSVPSTPPVVTIAPTKTVNGLWRSDSRQAESGPRGASRDRLGAEPALPQEKGGPPVPAHLIGNPYAFGLTPSSVMQDSRFQPLNLPRQMAHVVPPAGVPEEYLRSFRPYATAEDLRMPSLPLGLDPAAAAAAAAYYHPGYLPHPSFPAYRMDDSFCLSALRSPFYQLPTGALPPLHPSAVHMHLPGVRYPGDLSHSSLSERLQMEDELRQREREREREREREREREKEREREAEREKEREREREREREREKELEREREREREKEREREREAERQKERAREKELQASKAMESHYLAELQALRSQAEERAKPGERLTPNRPDKTKEPALPAPKPIQPGLHPSMNAAHHGVPGLISAHAAYLGPGGPVPGPLAAAMMLQRTNEEERWLARQRKLRQEKEDRQYQVSEFRQQVLEQHLDLGRPGEGADPRTEAHRLISNHHESGGRDILPHLGAPPPLISPKPQHRDHLPPPPTTLWNPASLIDTASDSRRGHEPPGPAHFDLSRAGLALGKPERHFAPDKLEEGGKRKEGPEKYPSLRPSGFLEPSTFLAELEKSTQSILSQQRASLSLPSQYGDLGGAPHKVSLPYRGLAGPVRGGPDPALVYDEFLQQHRRLVSKLDLEEKRRREAREKGYYYDLDDSYDESDEEEVRAHLRRVAEQPPLKLDDSSEKVDFLRTFGLTTRAQRDELLQQKRRKRRRMLRERSPSPPAVQSKRQTPPPPPLSTRYTAEQMNSAPELEDKKRFLTMFSLSHVDIQQRKDNEKVVELLQAIKQKSVTLDSIRHAPQPLCKSPSAPLSADPAPGPACVDSDRPPAARPPSPAPSEPPRPAEPSARPEQPAPPPAETQRPKDPPLAPFPEKARPSEGHPAKRSPSLLNSMRPPPTPKDGPHSLNGKTKPWESFTAEEFAQQFHESVLQSTQKALQKHKGVTTGMTEPNHKLDSSVHYNIPELQGPASRPAQPNGQHCPPPAHRDPHRDPPGARHELSAEEDSDEEDEDEEDEAPAPRWRGIEGVFEAYQEYMDEQSIERQVLQSQCRRLEAHHFNLSLTAEQLSHNMGELMAQKQKLASEREKLQAELDHFRKCLALPQLHWSRGYFKGYPPR comes from the exons GGTCGTCCATAAGCAGTGAGTCTTCTCCGGTCTCGTCCCCggccaccaatcacagctcccCCGTCAGCACGCCCAAGCGGGGCCCCATGGGCCCCATCATCGTGCCGCCCGGGGGCCACAGCGTGCCAAGCACCCCGCCCGTCGTCACCATCGCCCCCACCAAGACCGTCAACGGGCTGTGGAGGAGCGACAGCCGACAG GCTGAATCAGGCCCTCGCGGGGCCAGCCGGGACCGTCTGGGCGCCGAGCCCGCCCTGCCCCAGGAGAAGGGGGGCCCCCCAGTGCCCGCGCACCTCATCGGTAATCCCTACGCCTTCGGCCTGACCCCCAGCTCGGTGATGCAGGACTCCCGCTTCCAGCCTCTCAA CCTGCCTCGACAGATGGCTCACGtggtgccccctgctggtgtcCCAGAGGAGTACCTGCGCAGTTTCAGGCCCTACGCCACAGCCGAAGACCTGCGCATGCCGTCGCTGCCCCTGGGCCTGGACCCTGCAGCTGCTGCGGCCGCCGCCGCCTACTACCACCCGGGctacctgccccacccctccttccccGCCTACAG gATGGACGACTCCTTCTGCCTGTCTGCCCTGAGGTCACCCTTCTACCAGCTGCCCACGGGCGCTCTCCCGCCCCTGCACCCCTCCGCCGTGCACATGCACCTGCCCGGCGTGCGCTACCCCGGAGACCTGTCCCACTCCTCCCTGTCCGAGAG GCTTCAGATGGAGGACGAGCTCCGGcagcgagagagggagcgcgagagggagcgggagcgagagagggagcgggagaaagagagggagcgcgAGGCCGAGCGGGAGAAGGAgcgcgagagggagagggagcgcgagcgggagagggagaaggagctGGAGCGCGAGCgcgagagggagcgggagaaggagcgggagcgggagcgcgAGGCGGAGCGGCAGAAGGAGCGCGCCCgggagaaggagctgcaggccTCCAAGGCCATGGAGAGCCACTACCTGGCCGAGCTGCAGGCGCTGAGGAGCCAGGCGGAGGAGCGCGCCAAGCCCGGGGAGCGGCTGACGCCCAACAGGCCCG ACAAAACCAAAGAGCCCGCCCTCCCAGCGCCGAAGCCCATCCAGCCCGGCCTGCACCCGTCCATGAACGCGGCCCACCACGGCGTGCCGGGCCTCATCTCCGCCCACGCGGCGTACCTGGGGCCGGGCGGCCCGGTGCCGGGCCCTCTGGCGGCGGCCATGATGCTGCAGCGCACCAACGAGGAGGAGCGCTGGCTGGCTCGGCAGAGGAAGCTGCGCCAGGAGAAGGAGGACCGGCAGTACCAGGTGTCTGAGTTCCGCCAGCAGGTTCTGGAGCAGCACCTGGACCTGGGGCGGCCCGGGGAAGGGGCCGACCCGCGGACAGAGGCGCACAG GCTGATTTCGAACCACCACGAATCGGGCGGCCGGGACATCCTGCCGCACctgggagccccgccccctctcatCTCGCCCAAGCCCCAGCACCGGGACCACCTCCCGCCGCCGCCCACCACGCTGTGGAACCCCGCCTCCCTCATCGACACCGCGTCCGATTCGCGGCGCGGCCACGAGCCGccgggccccgcccacttcGACCTGAGCCGGGCAGGCCTGGCCCTGGGCAAGCCCGAGCGCCACTTTGCCCCCGAcaagctggaggaggggggcaagAGGAAGGAGGGCCCCGAAAAGTACCCCTCCCTCAGGCCCTCCGGCTTCCTGGAGCCCAGCACTTTCCTGGCCGAGCTGGAGAAGTCCACGCAGTCCATTctcagccagcagagggcgtcGCTGTCCCTGCCCAGCCAGTACGGAGACCTGGGCGGCGCACCCCACAAGGTCAGCCTGCCCTACAGGGGCCTGGCGGGCCCCGTGCGAGGGGGCCCCGACCCCGCCCTGGTTTACGACGAGTTCCTGCAGCAGCACCGGCGGCTGGTCAGCAAGCTGGAcctggaggagaagaggaggagggaggcgcGGGAGAAAG GCTACTACTACGACCTGGACGACTCGTACGACGAGAGCGacgaggaggaggtgcgggccCACCTGCGGCGCGTGGCCGAGCAGCCCCCCCTCAAGCTGGACGACTCCTCGGAG AAGGTGGACTTCCTGCGCACGTTCGGACTGACCACCCGCGCCCAGCGGGACGAGCTGCTGcagcagaagaggaggaagaggaggaggatgctGAGGGAgcgcagcccctcccccccggccgTGCAGAGCAAGCggcagaccccgcccccgccgccgctcAGCACCCGCTACACGGCGGAGCAGATGAACAGCGCCCCCGAGCTGGAGGACAAGAAGCGCTTCCTCACCATGTTCAGCCTGTCCCACGTGGACATCCAGCAGAGGAAGG acaATGAGAAAGTGGTAGAGCTGCTGCAGGCGATCAAACAGAAGAGTGTGACTCTGGACTCCATCAGACACGCCCCTCAGCCCCTCTGTAAGAGTCCCTCTGCCCCGCTCTCTG CAGACCCCGCCCCGGGGCCCGCGTGCGTCGACTCGGACCGGCCGCCCGCCGCCCggccgcccagccccgccccctccgagCCCCCGCGGCCCGCCGAGCCGTCGGCCCGCCCGGAGCagcccgcgcccccccccgccgaaaCGCAGAGACCAAAGGACCCCCCGCTGGCCCCGTTCCCCGAGAAGGCCCGGCCGAGCGAGGGTCACCCCGCCAAGAGGAGCCCCAGCCTGCTGAACAGCATGCGGCCCCCGCCCACCCCGAAGGACGGCCCCCACAGCCTCAACGGCAAGACCAAGCCCTGGGAGAGCTTCACCGCGGAGGAGTTCGCCCAGCAGTTCCACGAGTCTGTGCTGCAGTCCACCCAGAAGGCCCTGCAGAAGCACAAAg GCGTTACCACGGGGATGACGGAGCCCAATCACAAGCTGGACTCCTCGGTGCACTACAACATTCCGGAGCTGCAGGGGCCGGCCAGCAGACCCGCCCAGCCCAACGGGCAGCACTGCCCCCCGCCGGCCCACCGAGACCCCCACCGGGACCCCCCCGGGGCCCGCCACGAGCTGTCGGCCGAGGAGGACTccgacgaggaggacgaggacgaggaagaCGAGGCTCCCGCTCCCAGGTGGCGCGGGATCGAAGGCGTCTTCGAGGCCTATCAGGAGTACATGGACG AGCAAAGCATAGAGCGTCAGGTGCTGCAGAGCCAGTGCAGGAGACTGGAGGCGCATCACTTCAACCTGAGCCTGACCGCCGAGCAGCTTTCTCACAACATGGGG GAGCTGATGGCCCAGAAGCAGAAGCTGGCGTCGGAGCGGGAGAAGCTGCAGGCCGAGCTGGACCACTTCCGAAAGTGCCTCGCTCTGCCCCAGCTGCACTGGTCGCGCGGCTACTTCAAGGGCTACCCCCCGAGGTGA
- the gse1 gene encoding genetic suppressor element 1 isoform X4 codes for MFGLKPPLYYVPGMSHEAKSPSLGMISTASRTTATVSPLTPSPLNGSIVPNGSPAANSSLPVQSAHSGFAAALRKLAKQAEEPRGSSISSESSPVSSPATNHSSPVSTPKRGPMGPIIVPPGGHSVPSTPPVVTIAPTKTVNGLWRSDSRQAESGPRGASRDRLGAEPALPQEKGGPPVPAHLIGNPYAFGLTPSSVMQDSRFQPLNLPRQMAHVVPPAGVPEEYLRSFRPYATAEDLRMPSLPLGLDPAAAAAAAAYYHPGYLPHPSFPAYRMDDSFCLSALRSPFYQLPTGALPPLHPSAVHMHLPGVRYPGDLSHSSLSERLQMEDELRQREREREREREREREREKEREREAEREKEREREREREREREKELEREREREREKEREREREAERQKERAREKELQASKAMESHYLAELQALRSQAEERAKPGERLTPNRPDKTKEPALPAPKPIQPGLHPSMNAAHHGVPGLISAHAAYLGPGGPVPGPLAAAMMLQRTNEEERWLARQRKLRQEKEDRQYQVSEFRQQVLEQHLDLGRPGEGADPRTEAHRLISNHHESGGRDILPHLGAPPPLISPKPQHRDHLPPPPTTLWNPASLIDTASDSRRGHEPPGPAHFDLSRAGLALGKPERHFAPDKLEEGGKRKEGPEKYPSLRPSGFLEPSTFLAELEKSTQSILSQQRASLSLPSQYGDLGGAPHKVSLPYRGLAGPVRGGPDPALVYDEFLQQHRRLVSKLDLEEKRRREAREKGYYYDLDDSYDESDEEEVRAHLRRVAEQPPLKLDDSSEKVDFLRTFGLTTRAQRDELLQQKRRKRRRMLRERSPSPPAVQSKRQTPPPPPLSTRYTAEQMNSAPELEDKKRFLTMFSLSHVDIQQRKDNEKVVELLQAIKQKSVTLDSIRHAPQPLCKSPSAPLSADPAPGPACVDSDRPPAARPPSPAPSEPPRPAEPSARPEQPAPPPAETQRPKDPPLAPFPEKARPSEGHPAKRSPSLLNSMRPPPTPKDGPHSLNGKTKPWESFTAEEFAQQFHESVLQSTQKALQKHKGVTTGMTEPNHKLDSSVHYNIPELQGPASRPAQPNGQHCPPPAHRDPHRDPPGARHELSAEEDSDEEDEDEEDEAPAPRWRGIEGVFEAYQEYMDEQSIERQVLQSQCRRLEAHHFNLSLTAEQLSHNMGELMAQKQKLASEREKLQAELDHFRKCLALPQLHWSRGYFKGYPPR; via the exons GGTCGTCCATAAGCAGTGAGTCTTCTCCGGTCTCGTCCCCggccaccaatcacagctcccCCGTCAGCACGCCCAAGCGGGGCCCCATGGGCCCCATCATCGTGCCGCCCGGGGGCCACAGCGTGCCAAGCACCCCGCCCGTCGTCACCATCGCCCCCACCAAGACCGTCAACGGGCTGTGGAGGAGCGACAGCCGACAG GCTGAATCAGGCCCTCGCGGGGCCAGCCGGGACCGTCTGGGCGCCGAGCCCGCCCTGCCCCAGGAGAAGGGGGGCCCCCCAGTGCCCGCGCACCTCATCGGTAATCCCTACGCCTTCGGCCTGACCCCCAGCTCGGTGATGCAGGACTCCCGCTTCCAGCCTCTCAA CCTGCCTCGACAGATGGCTCACGtggtgccccctgctggtgtcCCAGAGGAGTACCTGCGCAGTTTCAGGCCCTACGCCACAGCCGAAGACCTGCGCATGCCGTCGCTGCCCCTGGGCCTGGACCCTGCAGCTGCTGCGGCCGCCGCCGCCTACTACCACCCGGGctacctgccccacccctccttccccGCCTACAG gATGGACGACTCCTTCTGCCTGTCTGCCCTGAGGTCACCCTTCTACCAGCTGCCCACGGGCGCTCTCCCGCCCCTGCACCCCTCCGCCGTGCACATGCACCTGCCCGGCGTGCGCTACCCCGGAGACCTGTCCCACTCCTCCCTGTCCGAGAG GCTTCAGATGGAGGACGAGCTCCGGcagcgagagagggagcgcgagagggagcgggagcgagagagggagcgggagaaagagagggagcgcgAGGCCGAGCGGGAGAAGGAgcgcgagagggagagggagcgcgagcgggagagggagaaggagctGGAGCGCGAGCgcgagagggagcgggagaaggagcgggagcgggagcgcgAGGCGGAGCGGCAGAAGGAGCGCGCCCgggagaaggagctgcaggccTCCAAGGCCATGGAGAGCCACTACCTGGCCGAGCTGCAGGCGCTGAGGAGCCAGGCGGAGGAGCGCGCCAAGCCCGGGGAGCGGCTGACGCCCAACAGGCCCG ACAAAACCAAAGAGCCCGCCCTCCCAGCGCCGAAGCCCATCCAGCCCGGCCTGCACCCGTCCATGAACGCGGCCCACCACGGCGTGCCGGGCCTCATCTCCGCCCACGCGGCGTACCTGGGGCCGGGCGGCCCGGTGCCGGGCCCTCTGGCGGCGGCCATGATGCTGCAGCGCACCAACGAGGAGGAGCGCTGGCTGGCTCGGCAGAGGAAGCTGCGCCAGGAGAAGGAGGACCGGCAGTACCAGGTGTCTGAGTTCCGCCAGCAGGTTCTGGAGCAGCACCTGGACCTGGGGCGGCCCGGGGAAGGGGCCGACCCGCGGACAGAGGCGCACAG GCTGATTTCGAACCACCACGAATCGGGCGGCCGGGACATCCTGCCGCACctgggagccccgccccctctcatCTCGCCCAAGCCCCAGCACCGGGACCACCTCCCGCCGCCGCCCACCACGCTGTGGAACCCCGCCTCCCTCATCGACACCGCGTCCGATTCGCGGCGCGGCCACGAGCCGccgggccccgcccacttcGACCTGAGCCGGGCAGGCCTGGCCCTGGGCAAGCCCGAGCGCCACTTTGCCCCCGAcaagctggaggaggggggcaagAGGAAGGAGGGCCCCGAAAAGTACCCCTCCCTCAGGCCCTCCGGCTTCCTGGAGCCCAGCACTTTCCTGGCCGAGCTGGAGAAGTCCACGCAGTCCATTctcagccagcagagggcgtcGCTGTCCCTGCCCAGCCAGTACGGAGACCTGGGCGGCGCACCCCACAAGGTCAGCCTGCCCTACAGGGGCCTGGCGGGCCCCGTGCGAGGGGGCCCCGACCCCGCCCTGGTTTACGACGAGTTCCTGCAGCAGCACCGGCGGCTGGTCAGCAAGCTGGAcctggaggagaagaggaggagggaggcgcGGGAGAAAG GCTACTACTACGACCTGGACGACTCGTACGACGAGAGCGacgaggaggaggtgcgggccCACCTGCGGCGCGTGGCCGAGCAGCCCCCCCTCAAGCTGGACGACTCCTCGGAG AAGGTGGACTTCCTGCGCACGTTCGGACTGACCACCCGCGCCCAGCGGGACGAGCTGCTGcagcagaagaggaggaagaggaggaggatgctGAGGGAgcgcagcccctcccccccggccgTGCAGAGCAAGCggcagaccccgcccccgccgccgctcAGCACCCGCTACACGGCGGAGCAGATGAACAGCGCCCCCGAGCTGGAGGACAAGAAGCGCTTCCTCACCATGTTCAGCCTGTCCCACGTGGACATCCAGCAGAGGAAGG acaATGAGAAAGTGGTAGAGCTGCTGCAGGCGATCAAACAGAAGAGTGTGACTCTGGACTCCATCAGACACGCCCCTCAGCCCCTCTGTAAGAGTCCCTCTGCCCCGCTCTCTG CAGACCCCGCCCCGGGGCCCGCGTGCGTCGACTCGGACCGGCCGCCCGCCGCCCggccgcccagccccgccccctccgagCCCCCGCGGCCCGCCGAGCCGTCGGCCCGCCCGGAGCagcccgcgcccccccccgccgaaaCGCAGAGACCAAAGGACCCCCCGCTGGCCCCGTTCCCCGAGAAGGCCCGGCCGAGCGAGGGTCACCCCGCCAAGAGGAGCCCCAGCCTGCTGAACAGCATGCGGCCCCCGCCCACCCCGAAGGACGGCCCCCACAGCCTCAACGGCAAGACCAAGCCCTGGGAGAGCTTCACCGCGGAGGAGTTCGCCCAGCAGTTCCACGAGTCTGTGCTGCAGTCCACCCAGAAGGCCCTGCAGAAGCACAAAg GCGTTACCACGGGGATGACGGAGCCCAATCACAAGCTGGACTCCTCGGTGCACTACAACATTCCGGAGCTGCAGGGGCCGGCCAGCAGACCCGCCCAGCCCAACGGGCAGCACTGCCCCCCGCCGGCCCACCGAGACCCCCACCGGGACCCCCCCGGGGCCCGCCACGAGCTGTCGGCCGAGGAGGACTccgacgaggaggacgaggacgaggaagaCGAGGCTCCCGCTCCCAGGTGGCGCGGGATCGAAGGCGTCTTCGAGGCCTATCAGGAGTACATGGACG AGCAAAGCATAGAGCGTCAGGTGCTGCAGAGCCAGTGCAGGAGACTGGAGGCGCATCACTTCAACCTGAGCCTGACCGCCGAGCAGCTTTCTCACAACATGGGG GAGCTGATGGCCCAGAAGCAGAAGCTGGCGTCGGAGCGGGAGAAGCTGCAGGCCGAGCTGGACCACTTCCGAAAGTGCCTCGCTCTGCCCCAGCTGCACTGGTCGCGCGGCTACTTCAAGGGCTACCCCCCGAGGTGA
- the gse1 gene encoding genetic suppressor element 1 isoform X3 gives MGDTSRACPLLYSMSHEAKSPSLGMISTASRTTATVSPLTPSPLNGSIVPNGSPAANSSLPVQSAHSGFAAALRKLAKQAEEPRGSSISSESSPVSSPATNHSSPVSTPKRGPMGPIIVPPGGHSVPSTPPVVTIAPTKTVNGLWRSDSRQAESGPRGASRDRLGAEPALPQEKGGPPVPAHLIGNPYAFGLTPSSVMQDSRFQPLNLPRQMAHVVPPAGVPEEYLRSFRPYATAEDLRMPSLPLGLDPAAAAAAAAYYHPGYLPHPSFPAYRMDDSFCLSALRSPFYQLPTGALPPLHPSAVHMHLPGVRYPGDLSHSSLSERLQMEDELRQREREREREREREREREKEREREAEREKEREREREREREREKELEREREREREKEREREREAERQKERAREKELQASKAMESHYLAELQALRSQAEERAKPGERLTPNRPDKTKEPALPAPKPIQPGLHPSMNAAHHGVPGLISAHAAYLGPGGPVPGPLAAAMMLQRTNEEERWLARQRKLRQEKEDRQYQVSEFRQQVLEQHLDLGRPGEGADPRTEAHRLISNHHESGGRDILPHLGAPPPLISPKPQHRDHLPPPPTTLWNPASLIDTASDSRRGHEPPGPAHFDLSRAGLALGKPERHFAPDKLEEGGKRKEGPEKYPSLRPSGFLEPSTFLAELEKSTQSILSQQRASLSLPSQYGDLGGAPHKVSLPYRGLAGPVRGGPDPALVYDEFLQQHRRLVSKLDLEEKRRREAREKGYYYDLDDSYDESDEEEVRAHLRRVAEQPPLKLDDSSEKVDFLRTFGLTTRAQRDELLQQKRRKRRRMLRERSPSPPAVQSKRQTPPPPPLSTRYTAEQMNSAPELEDKKRFLTMFSLSHVDIQQRKDNEKVVELLQAIKQKSVTLDSIRHAPQPLCKSPSAPLSADPAPGPACVDSDRPPAARPPSPAPSEPPRPAEPSARPEQPAPPPAETQRPKDPPLAPFPEKARPSEGHPAKRSPSLLNSMRPPPTPKDGPHSLNGKTKPWESFTAEEFAQQFHESVLQSTQKALQKHKGVTTGMTEPNHKLDSSVHYNIPELQGPASRPAQPNGQHCPPPAHRDPHRDPPGARHELSAEEDSDEEDEDEEDEAPAPRWRGIEGVFEAYQEYMDEQSIERQVLQSQCRRLEAHHFNLSLTAEQLSHNMGELMAQKQKLASEREKLQAELDHFRKCLALPQLHWSRGYFKGYPPR, from the exons GGTCGTCCATAAGCAGTGAGTCTTCTCCGGTCTCGTCCCCggccaccaatcacagctcccCCGTCAGCACGCCCAAGCGGGGCCCCATGGGCCCCATCATCGTGCCGCCCGGGGGCCACAGCGTGCCAAGCACCCCGCCCGTCGTCACCATCGCCCCCACCAAGACCGTCAACGGGCTGTGGAGGAGCGACAGCCGACAG GCTGAATCAGGCCCTCGCGGGGCCAGCCGGGACCGTCTGGGCGCCGAGCCCGCCCTGCCCCAGGAGAAGGGGGGCCCCCCAGTGCCCGCGCACCTCATCGGTAATCCCTACGCCTTCGGCCTGACCCCCAGCTCGGTGATGCAGGACTCCCGCTTCCAGCCTCTCAA CCTGCCTCGACAGATGGCTCACGtggtgccccctgctggtgtcCCAGAGGAGTACCTGCGCAGTTTCAGGCCCTACGCCACAGCCGAAGACCTGCGCATGCCGTCGCTGCCCCTGGGCCTGGACCCTGCAGCTGCTGCGGCCGCCGCCGCCTACTACCACCCGGGctacctgccccacccctccttccccGCCTACAG gATGGACGACTCCTTCTGCCTGTCTGCCCTGAGGTCACCCTTCTACCAGCTGCCCACGGGCGCTCTCCCGCCCCTGCACCCCTCCGCCGTGCACATGCACCTGCCCGGCGTGCGCTACCCCGGAGACCTGTCCCACTCCTCCCTGTCCGAGAG GCTTCAGATGGAGGACGAGCTCCGGcagcgagagagggagcgcgagagggagcgggagcgagagagggagcgggagaaagagagggagcgcgAGGCCGAGCGGGAGAAGGAgcgcgagagggagagggagcgcgagcgggagagggagaaggagctGGAGCGCGAGCgcgagagggagcgggagaaggagcgggagcgggagcgcgAGGCGGAGCGGCAGAAGGAGCGCGCCCgggagaaggagctgcaggccTCCAAGGCCATGGAGAGCCACTACCTGGCCGAGCTGCAGGCGCTGAGGAGCCAGGCGGAGGAGCGCGCCAAGCCCGGGGAGCGGCTGACGCCCAACAGGCCCG ACAAAACCAAAGAGCCCGCCCTCCCAGCGCCGAAGCCCATCCAGCCCGGCCTGCACCCGTCCATGAACGCGGCCCACCACGGCGTGCCGGGCCTCATCTCCGCCCACGCGGCGTACCTGGGGCCGGGCGGCCCGGTGCCGGGCCCTCTGGCGGCGGCCATGATGCTGCAGCGCACCAACGAGGAGGAGCGCTGGCTGGCTCGGCAGAGGAAGCTGCGCCAGGAGAAGGAGGACCGGCAGTACCAGGTGTCTGAGTTCCGCCAGCAGGTTCTGGAGCAGCACCTGGACCTGGGGCGGCCCGGGGAAGGGGCCGACCCGCGGACAGAGGCGCACAG GCTGATTTCGAACCACCACGAATCGGGCGGCCGGGACATCCTGCCGCACctgggagccccgccccctctcatCTCGCCCAAGCCCCAGCACCGGGACCACCTCCCGCCGCCGCCCACCACGCTGTGGAACCCCGCCTCCCTCATCGACACCGCGTCCGATTCGCGGCGCGGCCACGAGCCGccgggccccgcccacttcGACCTGAGCCGGGCAGGCCTGGCCCTGGGCAAGCCCGAGCGCCACTTTGCCCCCGAcaagctggaggaggggggcaagAGGAAGGAGGGCCCCGAAAAGTACCCCTCCCTCAGGCCCTCCGGCTTCCTGGAGCCCAGCACTTTCCTGGCCGAGCTGGAGAAGTCCACGCAGTCCATTctcagccagcagagggcgtcGCTGTCCCTGCCCAGCCAGTACGGAGACCTGGGCGGCGCACCCCACAAGGTCAGCCTGCCCTACAGGGGCCTGGCGGGCCCCGTGCGAGGGGGCCCCGACCCCGCCCTGGTTTACGACGAGTTCCTGCAGCAGCACCGGCGGCTGGTCAGCAAGCTGGAcctggaggagaagaggaggagggaggcgcGGGAGAAAG GCTACTACTACGACCTGGACGACTCGTACGACGAGAGCGacgaggaggaggtgcgggccCACCTGCGGCGCGTGGCCGAGCAGCCCCCCCTCAAGCTGGACGACTCCTCGGAG AAGGTGGACTTCCTGCGCACGTTCGGACTGACCACCCGCGCCCAGCGGGACGAGCTGCTGcagcagaagaggaggaagaggaggaggatgctGAGGGAgcgcagcccctcccccccggccgTGCAGAGCAAGCggcagaccccgcccccgccgccgctcAGCACCCGCTACACGGCGGAGCAGATGAACAGCGCCCCCGAGCTGGAGGACAAGAAGCGCTTCCTCACCATGTTCAGCCTGTCCCACGTGGACATCCAGCAGAGGAAGG acaATGAGAAAGTGGTAGAGCTGCTGCAGGCGATCAAACAGAAGAGTGTGACTCTGGACTCCATCAGACACGCCCCTCAGCCCCTCTGTAAGAGTCCCTCTGCCCCGCTCTCTG CAGACCCCGCCCCGGGGCCCGCGTGCGTCGACTCGGACCGGCCGCCCGCCGCCCggccgcccagccccgccccctccgagCCCCCGCGGCCCGCCGAGCCGTCGGCCCGCCCGGAGCagcccgcgcccccccccgccgaaaCGCAGAGACCAAAGGACCCCCCGCTGGCCCCGTTCCCCGAGAAGGCCCGGCCGAGCGAGGGTCACCCCGCCAAGAGGAGCCCCAGCCTGCTGAACAGCATGCGGCCCCCGCCCACCCCGAAGGACGGCCCCCACAGCCTCAACGGCAAGACCAAGCCCTGGGAGAGCTTCACCGCGGAGGAGTTCGCCCAGCAGTTCCACGAGTCTGTGCTGCAGTCCACCCAGAAGGCCCTGCAGAAGCACAAAg GCGTTACCACGGGGATGACGGAGCCCAATCACAAGCTGGACTCCTCGGTGCACTACAACATTCCGGAGCTGCAGGGGCCGGCCAGCAGACCCGCCCAGCCCAACGGGCAGCACTGCCCCCCGCCGGCCCACCGAGACCCCCACCGGGACCCCCCCGGGGCCCGCCACGAGCTGTCGGCCGAGGAGGACTccgacgaggaggacgaggacgaggaagaCGAGGCTCCCGCTCCCAGGTGGCGCGGGATCGAAGGCGTCTTCGAGGCCTATCAGGAGTACATGGACG AGCAAAGCATAGAGCGTCAGGTGCTGCAGAGCCAGTGCAGGAGACTGGAGGCGCATCACTTCAACCTGAGCCTGACCGCCGAGCAGCTTTCTCACAACATGGGG GAGCTGATGGCCCAGAAGCAGAAGCTGGCGTCGGAGCGGGAGAAGCTGCAGGCCGAGCTGGACCACTTCCGAAAGTGCCTCGCTCTGCCCCAGCTGCACTGGTCGCGCGGCTACTTCAAGGGCTACCCCCCGAGGTGA